In Denticeps clupeoides chromosome 1, fDenClu1.1, whole genome shotgun sequence, a single window of DNA contains:
- the LOC114793524 gene encoding interferon-induced protein 44-like: MGWMLSLSDPISLLIPYPFLHFTVRHCASEQCPQKSVLLSPSIKAASILLAEVEGSLTCLLFSHHKKVNMGSYLSGFFVWLKVTKHPEDTLKYLKDEVFLTCEVNKDGASAKWYHGDKELTNNNKVCMTNKGRTFELRIRDVQKADEGYYRIKVKCYDEEVESTANVKVKLVISRPLRDVKVNEGQEVTLTCEVNREDATAEWKKDDKLLTESNTDRDIVMEQQGKEFTLRIKHSQKLNNGIYTCLVKSGNEEALQSSAEVKVEEFEKDWRSTTFDYQTRDTLKTRLSQFNPHVKPLRILLYGPIGSGKSSLINSIDSIFKGRITSGAIADAVSAGESFTTTYKTHTIEWKFHEESGILPFVFNDTMGLEHEESKGVHPKDIIQILKGRIKEGYEFQKDPMPKVFWEQHPKPTDKVHCLVCVLPADKISFVHEDVIIKMKSIRQKASTMGIPQVVFMTKVDQTCSVVNSDLKKIYYSMKIKEKMEDCSNSLGVPVNFIFPVKNYSEENDLVLEVDLLILNALSRTVQLANDFVKP; the protein is encoded by the exons ATGGGTTGGATGCTTTCTCTTTCGGATCCCATATCCCTTTTAATCCCATATCCCTTCCTCCATTTCACAGTAAGGCACTGCGCAAGTGAACAG TGTCCACAAAAGTCTGTCTTGTTATCTCCATCCATCAAAGCAGCTTCCATTCTACTGGCTGAAGTTGAAGGAAGCTTGACATGCTTGTTGTTCTCGCATCATAAGAAAGTAAATATGGGATCATACTTGTCAG GTTTTTTTGTATGGCTCAAAGTGACGAAACATCCTGAAGACACTTTGAAATATTTGAAAGACGAGGTGTTTCTCACATGTGAAGTGAACAAAGATGGAGCCTCAGCGAAATGGTATCATGGCGATAAAGAGTTGACTAATAACAACAAAGTCTGCATGACCAATAAAGGAAGGACGTTTGAGCTGAGAATCCGTGATGTCCAGAAGGCAGATGAAGGTTATTATAGGATTAAAGTGAAATGCTACGATGAAGAGGTCGAAAGCACAGCAAATGTCAAAG TAAAGCTAGTGATTTCCAGGCCCTTAAGGGATGTTAAGGTTAATGAAGGTCAAGAGGTCACTCTAACATGTGAGGTGAATAGAGAAGATGCTACAGCAGAATGGAAGAAGGACGACAAGCTGCTGACTGAAAGCAACACAGACAGAGATATTGTCATGGAGCAGCAAGGAAAAGAGTTTACTCTGAGAATTAAACATTCTCAAAAGTTGAATAATGGCATCTACACCTGCCTGGTGAAGTCGGGCAACGAAGAGGCCCTACAATCCTCCGCTGAGGTCAAAGTAGAAG AGTTTGAAAAAGATTGGAGGAGCACAACATTTGA TTATCAAACCAGAGACACGTTGAAGACTCGACTTAGTCAGTTTAACCCGCATGTAAAGCCACTCCGGATTTTACTATACGGACCAATTGGATCAGGAAAGTCCAGCCTCATCAATTCCATTGACAGTATCTTCAAGGGGCGAATAACAAGTGGCGCCATAGCAGATGCAGTTTCTGCTGGTGAAAGTTTTACTACAACT tacaaaacacacacaattgagTGGAAATTCCATGAAGAGTCAGGAATCTTGCCCTTTGTCTTCAATGATACCATGGGTCTGGAGCATGAGGAGTCTAAAGGGGTGCATCCAAAGGACATAATTCAAATTTTAAAAGGTCGCATAAAAGAAGGCTATGAG TTTCAAAAGGACCCAATGCCAAAAGTCTTCTGGGAACAACATCCCAAACCAACTGATAAAGTCCactgcctggtgtgtgtgttaccagcAGATAAAATCTCTTTTGTGCATGAGGATGTCATCATAAAAATGAAGTCCATCAGACAAAAAGCCAGCACAATGG GCATTCCTCAAGTTGTCTTCATGACAAAGGTGGACCAAACTTGCTCAGTGGTGAACTCAGACTTGAAAAAGATCTACTACAGTATGAAGATCAAAGAAAAA ATGGAGGACTGCAGCAACAGTCTGGGTGTCCCAGTGAACTTCATTTTCCCCGTAAAGAACTACTCGGAGGAGAATGATCTGGTTTTGGAGGTGGACCTCCTGATCCTGAATGCTTTATCTCGCACTGTTCAACTTGCTAATGACTTTGTTAAACCATAG